The following coding sequences lie in one Fimbriiglobus ruber genomic window:
- a CDS encoding aminomethyltransferase family protein, with the protein MAQHSPLHAITERSGAVFGEYAGYALPARYQNPAAEYRAALEGAAIFDYSYAAKLELTGPDAPGFVHNISTNDVKSLPLGGGCETYFCDARARALFVAWVYHIRLADRRNALWLETTPGRGPALIKHLDKFLISEAVEMADVTEQFAQIHVAGPNAKAILESAIADSLPNLAEFQHMERTFGASATCMLRRRDPLGVPGYDIVCLNERAEGVWRMLAAAGGVPAGLDTYEQLRIEAGSPVQGVDFDDTRFVMEVGRAPRAVSYSKGCFPGQEPIVMARDRAGRVNRSFLGLKVLGDVPVPAGAKLTRDGQDVGVVTSSTPTSRLSAPLALGYVHWKHIDVGTRLEAETPMGPQAVEVVGYPPVPALS; encoded by the coding sequence ATGGCACAGCACAGTCCACTCCATGCGATCACCGAACGATCCGGCGCAGTGTTCGGCGAATACGCCGGCTACGCTCTCCCGGCGCGGTATCAGAACCCGGCCGCGGAATATCGGGCCGCGTTAGAAGGGGCGGCGATCTTTGATTACTCGTACGCCGCCAAACTCGAACTGACCGGACCCGACGCGCCCGGCTTCGTCCACAACATCAGCACCAACGACGTTAAATCACTCCCCCTCGGCGGCGGCTGCGAGACGTACTTTTGCGACGCCCGCGCCCGCGCCCTGTTCGTGGCCTGGGTCTACCACATCCGGCTCGCGGACCGGCGGAACGCCCTCTGGCTCGAAACCACACCCGGGCGCGGGCCGGCCCTCATCAAACACCTCGATAAGTTCCTGATTTCGGAAGCGGTCGAGATGGCCGATGTCACCGAACAGTTCGCCCAAATCCACGTCGCGGGGCCGAACGCGAAAGCGATTCTCGAAAGTGCGATCGCGGACTCGCTCCCGAACCTGGCGGAGTTCCAACACATGGAACGCACGTTCGGGGCGTCCGCGACGTGCATGCTCCGCCGCCGCGACCCGCTCGGCGTCCCGGGCTACGACATCGTCTGCCTGAACGAACGGGCCGAAGGCGTCTGGCGAATGCTGGCCGCGGCGGGTGGCGTGCCGGCCGGATTGGACACCTACGAACAATTACGCATCGAAGCCGGATCGCCCGTGCAAGGCGTGGACTTTGACGACACGCGGTTCGTCATGGAAGTGGGCCGCGCCCCCCGGGCGGTGAGTTACTCCAAGGGCTGTTTCCCGGGCCAGGAGCCGATCGTGATGGCCCGCGACCGCGCCGGCCGCGTGAACCGGAGTTTCCTGGGGCTCAAAGTGCTGGGAGACGTGCCAGTCCCGGCCGGCGCGAAGCTGACCCGCGACGGGCAAGACGTGGGCGTGGTGACGTCGTCCACACCCACCTCCCGCCTCAGCGCCCCCCTCGCCCTCGGATACGTTCACTGGAAACACATCGACGTGGGGACTCGCCTCGAAGCCGAAACGCCAATGGGCCCGCAAGCCGTCGAGGTCGTGGGATACCCGCCCGTGCCGGCGCTATCGTGA
- a CDS encoding lactate racemase domain-containing protein: MTTPISLSVGTDTWQLQLRPETVVELRRQPVSPPAGGPRELVLAALEQPFGFEAPLRRAITPDDRVTIVLDERLPHVADLLSGVIEHLGSAGIAPTAITVLVPHGGGRAGWVDELPDEFADIKLEVHDPEDRQKISYLATTKAGRRVYLNRTLVESDCVIVLTGRRYDPTFAYAGAEVALFPVLADPESLVEFVGRFTTDPPGEKLPATRREPAEVGKLLSPFYLHVIEGAGDTIQAVLLGLSDSTAEGVRRQNARWRGTVEDRPDLVVAAVAGAPERTDFHALAAAVACAARVVQPDGRIVLLTTAAPPLEEGAELLRRAGDPDKVDRLLQKRKPDDWPAAALWAFAARQASLFVASRWAEDVTEELFATPVASAAEVQRLIDAAERVLIIPDANKTMVEIA, from the coding sequence ATGACGACCCCGATCTCACTCAGCGTCGGCACCGATACGTGGCAGCTTCAACTGCGGCCGGAAACGGTCGTCGAATTGCGGCGACAGCCCGTATCCCCACCAGCAGGGGGGCCGCGGGAGTTGGTTCTGGCTGCGCTCGAACAGCCGTTCGGCTTTGAAGCGCCCCTGCGCCGCGCCATCACCCCGGACGACCGCGTCACCATCGTTCTCGACGAGCGGTTGCCGCACGTCGCGGACTTGCTCTCCGGCGTCATCGAACACCTCGGCTCGGCCGGCATCGCGCCGACCGCGATCACCGTCCTGGTTCCTCACGGGGGCGGTCGAGCCGGCTGGGTGGACGAACTCCCGGACGAATTCGCGGACATCAAACTGGAAGTCCACGACCCCGAAGACCGGCAGAAGATCTCGTACCTCGCGACGACCAAGGCCGGCCGCCGGGTGTACCTCAACCGCACGCTCGTCGAATCCGATTGCGTTATCGTCCTCACCGGCCGGCGGTACGACCCGACGTTCGCCTATGCGGGGGCGGAAGTCGCCCTCTTCCCCGTCCTGGCTGACCCGGAATCCCTGGTCGAGTTCGTAGGCAGGTTCACGACCGACCCGCCGGGGGAAAAGCTCCCGGCCACGCGCCGCGAACCGGCCGAAGTCGGCAAACTACTGTCGCCATTTTACCTGCACGTAATCGAAGGGGCTGGCGACACGATCCAGGCCGTCCTGCTCGGACTTTCGGACAGCACGGCCGAAGGCGTCCGCCGGCAAAACGCGCGGTGGCGAGGGACGGTGGAGGACCGCCCGGATCTAGTCGTCGCGGCGGTAGCCGGTGCGCCGGAGCGGACCGATTTTCATGCGCTCGCGGCGGCTGTCGCGTGTGCCGCGCGGGTCGTACAGCCGGACGGCCGGATCGTGCTTCTGACGACAGCAGCTCCGCCGCTTGAGGAAGGAGCGGAACTCCTTCGCCGCGCGGGCGACCCGGACAAAGTGGACAGACTCCTGCAAAAGCGCAAGCCGGACGATTGGCCGGCCGCCGCCCTCTGGGCGTTTGCCGCACGACAAGCGAGCCTGTTCGTGGCGAGCCGCTGGGCCGAAGACGTCACCGAGGAGCTATTCGCCACGCCTGTCGCATCAGCCGCTGAAGTCCAGAGACTCATCGACGCAGCCGAGCGCGTCCTGATCATTCCGGACGCCAATAAGACAATGGTGGAAATCGCTTAG
- a CDS encoding aldehyde dehydrogenase family protein codes for MTPTVVGRHAIGGEWLAPRADFPSANPANLAEAVGRFPAATPDETRQAVQAARAAYPAWRRASRIHRAECFDRLARLIDRDTDALAQLMARECGKNITECRAEVVEGLHMVQYVFGTGRGPVGEIVASEITEKDAYIRRKPWGVVAVVTPWNFPFAVPLWMLGPSLLEGNTAVFKPSEDTPAVGQKIVELFFEAGFPAGTINLVHGDGSAGEALVKNPGVNVVLFTGSYEVGKRIQMVSAELPDRIVAAEMGSKSAVIVCDDARFDLAVSAGILSAFKTTGQRCVSGSRILVHESLIDRYAKAFTDVASRLKFGDPLDSRNFAGPVIHQGAVKKVLEYNALAKKEGAAVLLDGGEFQPTPGVTGCFLEPFVYRIPHTPTVRCIREEVFGPHVALIPFRSDEDAVRIYNDTEYGLSMAVITESYRRMRYFRDECEYGMGYVNLPCIGAEVHLPFGGVKKSGNGHPSAAGLVEAVTHKTAWTVNHATEIKMAQGLSAEI; via the coding sequence ATGACCCCGACCGTGGTTGGACGGCACGCGATCGGCGGGGAATGGCTCGCCCCGCGGGCCGACTTCCCGAGTGCTAACCCGGCAAATCTCGCCGAGGCGGTCGGCCGGTTTCCGGCCGCGACGCCGGACGAAACGAGGCAGGCGGTCCAGGCCGCGCGCGCTGCGTACCCGGCCTGGCGGCGGGCCTCGCGGATTCACCGCGCCGAATGTTTCGACCGGCTCGCCCGACTGATCGACCGCGACACCGACGCCCTGGCTCAACTCATGGCCCGGGAGTGTGGCAAGAACATCACCGAATGTCGGGCGGAGGTGGTCGAAGGGCTGCACATGGTGCAGTACGTCTTCGGCACGGGCCGCGGGCCGGTGGGGGAGATCGTCGCCTCCGAAATCACGGAAAAGGATGCGTATATTCGCCGCAAGCCGTGGGGCGTGGTCGCGGTGGTGACGCCGTGGAACTTCCCGTTCGCGGTCCCGCTCTGGATGCTCGGGCCGTCCCTGCTGGAAGGGAACACGGCCGTTTTCAAACCGAGCGAGGACACGCCAGCGGTCGGGCAGAAAATCGTCGAACTGTTCTTCGAGGCCGGCTTCCCGGCGGGCACCATTAATCTGGTCCACGGCGACGGCTCCGCGGGCGAAGCGCTCGTCAAAAACCCCGGCGTCAACGTGGTGCTGTTCACCGGCAGTTACGAGGTCGGCAAACGCATCCAGATGGTGTCGGCGGAACTGCCCGACCGGATCGTGGCGGCGGAGATGGGCAGCAAGAGCGCGGTCATCGTCTGCGACGACGCGCGGTTCGACCTCGCGGTGTCGGCGGGTATCCTCAGCGCGTTCAAGACGACCGGCCAGCGGTGCGTCTCCGGCAGCCGAATTCTCGTCCACGAGTCGCTGATCGACCGGTACGCCAAGGCGTTCACCGACGTCGCCAGTCGGCTCAAGTTCGGTGATCCGCTCGACTCGCGTAACTTCGCCGGTCCGGTGATTCACCAGGGGGCCGTGAAGAAGGTGCTGGAATACAACGCGCTGGCTAAAAAGGAAGGCGCGGCCGTGTTGCTCGACGGCGGCGAGTTCCAGCCGACGCCCGGCGTGACCGGCTGCTTTCTCGAACCGTTCGTTTACCGCATCCCTCACACGCCCACGGTCCGCTGTATACGCGAAGAGGTGTTCGGCCCGCACGTCGCCCTGATCCCGTTCCGGTCCGACGAGGACGCCGTGCGGATTTACAACGACACCGAATACGGCCTCTCGATGGCGGTCATCACCGAGAGTTACCGCCGGATGCGGTACTTTCGCGACGAATGCGAATACGGCATGGGCTACGTCAACCTCCCGTGCATCGGGGCCGAAGTTCACCTTCCGTTCGGTGGCGTCAAGAAGAGCGGCAACGGCCACCCGTCGGCCGCAGGGTTGGTCGAGGCCGTGACGCACAAAACCGCGTGGACGGTCAATCACGCGACCGAGATTAAAATGGCCCAGGGGTTATCCGCGGAGATTTAA
- a CDS encoding acetyl ornithine aminotransferase family protein yields MFAFDNLPVPDVRTPLPGPRASEWLARDIEFVSPSYTRVYPLVVERGSGAVIEDVDGNRFLDFTAGIAVTNTGHCHPEVVAAIKDQAERLIHMSGTDFYYAPQIELAARLAAAAPGASPKKVFFANSGAEAIEAALKLARWHTERSTAIAFFGGFHGRTYGAMSLSGSKLVHRRGFSPLVPNIHHVPFPRDCSGCAGQMRCRCVSQVEDTLFHRIAPPDEVAAIFVEVVQGEGGYQVAPPGFLENLRKLCDKHGILLVVDEIQSGMGRTGKLFAVEHFGIEPDIICLAKGIASGLPLGAIITRADVMDWPPGSHASTFGGNPIACRAALVTLDLLEREYTANAAERGEQLRAGLRDLATRHDTLSDVRGLGLMTAVDVVHPGDPTAPAPSAREQVIQTAFHHGLLLLGCGETGLRFCPPLCVTAEQVVIALRILDEVLTEIRGAKQAVTTSESGTCPPILTATGERGTSVP; encoded by the coding sequence ATGTTCGCGTTCGATAACCTGCCAGTGCCGGACGTGCGCACGCCTCTTCCCGGGCCTCGTGCATCGGAATGGCTCGCCCGCGATATCGAATTCGTCTCGCCGTCGTACACGCGGGTTTACCCGCTCGTTGTGGAGCGCGGCAGCGGTGCGGTGATCGAGGACGTAGACGGGAATCGGTTCCTCGACTTCACGGCTGGGATCGCAGTGACGAACACGGGTCACTGCCACCCCGAAGTCGTCGCCGCGATCAAGGATCAAGCCGAGCGGCTGATTCACATGAGCGGCACGGACTTCTACTACGCCCCGCAGATCGAACTCGCGGCCCGGCTCGCGGCCGCCGCGCCCGGCGCGTCACCCAAGAAGGTGTTCTTCGCCAACAGCGGGGCCGAGGCGATCGAAGCCGCCCTGAAGTTGGCCCGCTGGCATACGGAGCGCAGCACGGCTATCGCGTTCTTCGGCGGGTTCCACGGGCGGACTTACGGGGCCATGTCGCTATCGGGTTCCAAGTTGGTCCATCGCCGCGGCTTTTCGCCCCTCGTGCCCAACATCCACCACGTACCGTTCCCACGCGACTGCAGTGGGTGCGCGGGCCAGATGCGGTGCCGGTGTGTGTCGCAAGTCGAGGACACGCTGTTCCACCGCATTGCCCCGCCGGACGAGGTGGCGGCGATCTTCGTGGAGGTCGTGCAAGGGGAGGGGGGCTATCAGGTCGCGCCGCCCGGGTTTCTGGAGAACCTTCGGAAACTCTGCGACAAGCACGGGATTCTGCTCGTCGTCGACGAAATTCAGTCCGGCATGGGGCGGACGGGAAAGTTGTTTGCGGTCGAACACTTCGGAATCGAACCCGACATTATCTGCCTGGCGAAGGGGATCGCGTCCGGCCTCCCGTTAGGGGCCATCATCACGCGGGCGGATGTCATGGATTGGCCGCCGGGGAGTCACGCCAGCACGTTCGGCGGCAACCCGATCGCGTGCCGGGCCGCGCTGGTCACACTCGATCTGCTTGAGCGCGAATACACGGCGAATGCGGCCGAGCGTGGCGAGCAACTTCGCGCCGGCCTGCGCGATCTCGCCACCAGGCACGACACCCTGTCTGACGTCCGCGGGCTCGGCCTCATGACGGCCGTTGACGTCGTCCACCCCGGCGACCCAACCGCTCCGGCGCCGAGCGCGCGCGAACAAGTGATTCAAACCGCGTTCCACCACGGGCTGCTACTCTTGGGCTGCGGGGAAACGGGGCTGCGGTTCTGTCCGCCGCTGTGCGTGACGGCCGAACAAGTCGTGATTGCGCTGCGGATTCTGGACGAAGTGCTGACCGAAATACGGGGCGCCAAGCAGGCGGTTACAACGAGTGAGAGTGGGACGTGTCCCCCCATTCTGACTGCGACCGGCGAGCGGGGGACGTCAGTCCCCTGA
- a CDS encoding DUF1501 domain-containing protein produces MFPTQPVSRRHALKTTSAGFGMVALAGLLGQDGRKAAAATAGPKPLAPKAPHFTPKAKKIIFVFMQGSISQMDTFEYKAKVQQDDGKAGPGGGKVTASKFKFKQYGSTGSWFSELLPNIAKHADKLCWLRGLHTDTPAHPQAVVQLHTGSANAALTRPSMGAWLLYGLGTENQDLPGYITINPPPNFGGAVNFGNAFLPAHFQGTRINDQGDLPNLKPQTATNLQRKQLDLIQSMNRDLAGSPGGADQVDGIIESYELAFQMQGKVPELLDISKEPKHVQDAYGIKAGPAGSFARQCLMARRLSEAGVRFVEICQPGWDHHNNLHKGLIDRCQSVDQPTSALLADLEQRGLLEDTLVLFGSEFGRLPTAQGVDGRDHNITGYPMFMMGAGVKKGFTYGATDEYGIKAVEGRMHTNDLHATLLALMGLDHEKLTYKYAGREFRLTDVAGRVARDIFA; encoded by the coding sequence ATGTTCCCGACTCAGCCGGTGTCCCGCCGACACGCTCTGAAGACGACGAGTGCCGGCTTCGGCATGGTCGCGCTCGCCGGGCTCCTCGGCCAGGACGGTCGCAAGGCCGCGGCCGCCACCGCCGGCCCGAAGCCGCTCGCCCCGAAGGCCCCGCACTTCACGCCCAAGGCCAAGAAAATCATCTTCGTGTTCATGCAAGGGTCCATCTCCCAGATGGACACGTTTGAATACAAGGCAAAAGTGCAGCAAGACGACGGCAAGGCCGGCCCGGGCGGCGGCAAAGTTACCGCCTCGAAGTTTAAGTTCAAGCAGTACGGCAGCACCGGAAGCTGGTTCTCAGAACTGCTGCCGAACATCGCCAAGCACGCGGACAAGCTCTGCTGGCTCCGCGGCCTGCACACGGACACCCCCGCCCACCCGCAAGCCGTCGTGCAACTGCACACGGGCAGCGCGAACGCGGCCCTGACCCGGCCGAGCATGGGCGCGTGGCTGCTCTACGGCCTCGGTACCGAAAACCAGGACTTGCCCGGGTACATCACGATCAACCCGCCGCCGAACTTCGGCGGGGCCGTGAACTTCGGCAACGCATTCCTGCCCGCCCACTTCCAGGGCACCCGGATCAATGACCAGGGCGACCTGCCGAACCTGAAGCCGCAAACAGCCACGAACCTCCAGCGCAAGCAACTCGATCTGATCCAGTCCATGAACCGCGATCTCGCGGGCTCACCTGGCGGGGCCGATCAAGTCGACGGCATCATCGAGTCTTACGAACTCGCGTTCCAGATGCAGGGCAAGGTGCCGGAACTGCTCGACATCTCGAAGGAACCGAAGCACGTACAGGACGCTTACGGCATCAAAGCCGGGCCGGCCGGTTCGTTCGCCCGCCAGTGCCTGATGGCCCGCCGCCTGAGCGAAGCCGGCGTGCGCTTCGTGGAAATCTGCCAGCCCGGCTGGGACCACCACAACAACCTGCACAAGGGCCTCATCGACCGCTGCCAGTCGGTCGACCAGCCGACCTCCGCCCTGCTCGCCGACCTCGAACAGCGCGGCCTGTTGGAAGACACGCTCGTCCTGTTCGGCAGCGAGTTCGGCCGGTTGCCGACGGCCCAGGGCGTCGACGGCCGGGACCACAACATCACCGGCTACCCGATGTTCATGATGGGGGCGGGCGTCAAGAAGGGCTTCACCTACGGGGCGACCGACGAGTACGGCATCAAAGCCGTTGAAGGGCGGATGCACACCAACGACCTGCACGCCACCCTGCTCGCGCTGATGGGCCTAGACCACGAGAAGCTGACCTACAAGTACGCCGGCCGCGAGTTCCGGCTGACCGACGTAGCCGGGCGCGTGGCGCGCGACATCTTCGCGTGA
- a CDS encoding PSD1 and planctomycete cytochrome C domain-containing protein, which yields MSLTPRLRVSIALALLAASPVVVRAAEPTAKDDAAKLAFFEKKVRPILVDNCYTCHSADTKPAGGLRVDDRNGLLQGGNVGAAIVPGQPDKSLLIKRVSQAEAKRRMPLEGQHLTDEQVAVLSTWIKDGAVWPALKIPASLGQVNPEIEKLKKDHWAWQPHKTPAVPTVKNAAWARDDIDRFLLAKLEAKGLPPVADADKVTLIRRVTFDLTGLPPTPEAIEAFVKDTSPAAFATVVDRLLASPAFGERWGRHWLDVARYGESTGPSRNVPYPHAWRYRDYVIDAVNADLPYDQFVREQIAGDLLPAKSDAERDRLNTATGFLALGVKDVNQRFKVRFDMDNVDEQIDAVSRSVLALTVSCARCHDHKFDPIPTTDYYALAGIFTSTDNCAGVRNKMGGAGLAYYNPAMLVALTTKDAPASSEKIEKLKAEVAAAKKDWDAIRGTPKGLAKAADGFPTQRPFRLKYERLQADLQALTDPAARGHAVHGARDAKTVGDTAVRIRGEAEKLGPTVPRGFLTTVNVPGAATVNKTQSGRLELAQWLTSPNNPLTSRVIANRVWQHLFGRGIVYTVDNFGTMGDVPSHPELLDHLADRLVHDGWSIKKLVRAVVLTHAYQLGSDVPETHRVADPANKLVWRHTPRRLDAEEIRDAALVAAGKLDPKRPGPSPAKELRMVEMRDNGPEAKTINEKADTSTHRSVYLPLLRGVTPHSLVAFDPVEQTLVTGSRDTTTVPGQALFLLNSSFVRQQSLALAEKLLKEKDADDVTRVQTAYRRALGRAPTAAEVDRARAFLGEYESVYRSQVATVVKPVKTVKPEPAKPAAPPPDDPDQIDQTGEATAETVVQAKDARTAAWLGFVQALYGSAEFRIVK from the coding sequence GTGTCCCTGACTCCCCGCCTGCGAGTCTCGATCGCGCTCGCCCTGTTGGCGGCCAGCCCCGTCGTGGTACGTGCGGCCGAACCGACGGCCAAAGACGACGCGGCCAAGCTCGCGTTCTTCGAGAAGAAGGTCCGGCCCATCCTGGTCGACAACTGTTACACCTGCCACTCGGCCGACACCAAGCCGGCCGGCGGTCTGCGCGTCGACGACCGGAACGGGTTGCTCCAGGGCGGGAACGTGGGGGCAGCCATCGTGCCCGGCCAGCCGGACAAGAGCCTGCTCATCAAACGAGTCTCCCAGGCGGAGGCGAAACGGCGTATGCCGTTGGAAGGGCAACACCTGACGGACGAACAGGTCGCCGTCCTCTCCACCTGGATCAAGGACGGGGCCGTGTGGCCGGCGCTCAAGATCCCGGCTTCGCTCGGTCAGGTCAACCCGGAGATTGAAAAGCTCAAGAAAGATCACTGGGCCTGGCAGCCGCACAAAACACCGGCCGTCCCGACCGTGAAAAACGCGGCGTGGGCGCGGGACGACATCGACCGGTTCCTCCTCGCGAAGCTGGAAGCGAAGGGACTTCCGCCGGTCGCGGACGCGGACAAGGTCACATTAATCCGCCGCGTGACGTTCGACCTGACCGGCCTGCCCCCGACTCCGGAAGCGATCGAAGCCTTCGTGAAGGACACCTCGCCGGCCGCGTTCGCGACGGTGGTCGACCGCTTGCTCGCGTCCCCGGCGTTCGGCGAGCGGTGGGGTCGCCATTGGCTGGACGTGGCCCGCTACGGCGAATCGACCGGGCCGTCGCGGAACGTCCCGTACCCGCATGCCTGGCGGTACCGCGACTACGTAATCGACGCCGTCAACGCCGACCTGCCCTATGACCAATTCGTCCGCGAGCAGATCGCCGGCGACCTGCTCCCCGCGAAATCCGATGCGGAGCGCGACCGGCTGAACACCGCGACCGGGTTCCTGGCTCTAGGCGTAAAGGACGTCAACCAGCGGTTCAAAGTCCGTTTCGACATGGACAACGTGGACGAACAGATCGACGCCGTGAGCCGGTCCGTGTTGGCTCTCACCGTCAGTTGCGCCCGCTGCCACGACCACAAGTTTGACCCGATCCCGACGACCGACTACTACGCCCTCGCTGGCATCTTCACCAGCACCGACAACTGTGCCGGGGTGCGGAACAAAATGGGCGGGGCGGGGCTGGCGTATTACAACCCGGCCATGCTGGTAGCACTGACCACGAAAGACGCCCCGGCCTCGTCGGAGAAAATCGAGAAGCTGAAAGCCGAGGTGGCGGCCGCCAAGAAGGATTGGGACGCGATCCGCGGCACCCCGAAGGGGCTCGCGAAAGCGGCCGACGGCTTCCCCACACAGCGTCCGTTCCGCCTGAAGTACGAACGCCTGCAAGCGGACCTTCAGGCCCTGACTGACCCGGCCGCCCGCGGCCACGCGGTCCACGGTGCGCGGGACGCGAAGACGGTCGGCGACACAGCCGTTCGTATCCGGGGTGAAGCTGAAAAACTCGGCCCGACCGTCCCCCGGGGCTTCCTGACGACCGTCAACGTGCCCGGCGCGGCGACGGTGAACAAGACCCAGAGCGGCCGTCTGGAACTGGCCCAATGGCTCACCAGCCCGAATAACCCGCTCACCTCGCGGGTGATCGCGAACCGCGTGTGGCAGCACCTGTTCGGCCGCGGGATCGTTTACACAGTCGATAACTTCGGGACGATGGGCGACGTCCCTTCGCACCCCGAACTCCTCGACCATCTCGCTGACCGGCTCGTCCACGACGGCTGGTCGATCAAGAAACTGGTGCGTGCGGTCGTACTGACCCACGCCTACCAGCTCGGCTCGGACGTGCCGGAAACTCATCGCGTGGCCGACCCGGCGAACAAGCTCGTCTGGCGGCACACCCCGCGGCGGCTGGACGCCGAGGAGATCCGCGACGCCGCCCTCGTCGCGGCCGGGAAGCTCGACCCGAAACGACCCGGCCCGTCTCCCGCGAAAGAACTCCGGATGGTGGAAATGCGGGACAACGGCCCCGAGGCCAAGACGATCAACGAGAAGGCCGATACCAGCACGCACCGGAGCGTCTACCTGCCGCTTCTGCGGGGCGTCACCCCACACTCGCTGGTGGCGTTCGACCCCGTCGAACAAACGCTCGTGACCGGCAGCCGGGACACGACGACGGTTCCGGGTCAGGCGTTGTTCCTGCTGAACTCTTCGTTCGTGCGGCAACAATCGCTCGCCCTCGCGGAGAAATTGTTGAAGGAGAAAGACGCCGACGACGTGACCCGCGTTCAGACCGCGTACCGCCGGGCGCTCGGTCGGGCGCCGACGGCCGCGGAAGTCGATCGGGCGCGAGCGTTCCTGGGCGAATACGAGTCGGTGTACCGATCGCAGGTCGCAACGGTGGTCAAGCCGGTGAAGACCGTCAAGCCCGAACCGGCCAAGCCCGCCGCCCCGCCGCCGGACGACCCGGACCAGATCGACCAGACCGGCGAGGCGACCGCGGAAACCGTCGTCCAGGCGAAAGACGCCCGCACGGCCGCATGGCTCGGCTTCGTGCAAGCACTCTACGGCTCGGCCGAGTTCCGCATCGTGAAGTAA
- a CDS encoding DUF1559 domain-containing protein — translation MSRELHGRRGFTLIELLVVIAIIAILIGLLLPAVQKVREAAARATCANNLKQIGLASHNYHDQNLYLPPSWIGSNADDPDGWAPWGVLILPNLEQSSVFNLWNLNYLASKQVPAAYQQQLKMYHCPSRPDFVLSIGDFVPAGGGLSDYAACFGTEASGSNSNGAIIPTANMATSTTTDSSGNAIVKPGWRGQLNLLSITDGTSNTMMFGEKHIRPNSLRGKNEDRSVFGGQNNSMRRMAGYGASSVVRPLMPPNAQTTANANESFGSPHTGVCQFVFCDGSVKAIQTSVDLQTLSNLITRNDGNVISTNY, via the coding sequence ATGTCACGAGAGCTTCACGGGCGCCGCGGTTTCACTTTGATCGAACTCCTGGTGGTGATCGCGATCATCGCCATCCTCATCGGCTTGCTGTTGCCGGCCGTGCAAAAGGTCCGCGAAGCGGCCGCACGGGCTACCTGTGCAAACAACCTCAAGCAGATCGGCCTTGCGAGCCACAATTACCACGATCAGAACTTGTACCTCCCGCCGTCCTGGATCGGAAGTAACGCGGACGACCCGGACGGCTGGGCTCCGTGGGGAGTTCTGATTTTGCCGAACCTTGAGCAGTCTTCGGTGTTTAATCTCTGGAATCTGAACTACCTGGCGTCGAAACAGGTGCCGGCGGCCTACCAGCAGCAGTTGAAAATGTACCACTGCCCGTCCCGGCCCGACTTCGTCCTCAGCATCGGGGATTTCGTCCCCGCCGGTGGCGGACTCAGTGACTATGCCGCTTGCTTCGGGACCGAAGCCAGCGGGTCGAACTCCAACGGGGCGATCATCCCCACCGCTAACATGGCCACGTCTACCACCACGGATTCGAGCGGCAATGCGATTGTCAAACCGGGCTGGCGGGGCCAACTGAATCTGTTGAGCATCACCGACGGGACCAGCAACACCATGATGTTCGGCGAGAAGCACATTCGCCCGAACTCCTTGCGAGGCAAGAACGAAGACCGGAGCGTATTCGGCGGGCAAAACAACTCGATGCGCCGCATGGCCGGGTACGGCGCGAGCAGCGTTGTGCGGCCCCTGATGCCGCCGAACGCCCAGACGACGGCCAACGCGAATGAAAGCTTCGGCAGCCCGCACACCGGCGTCTGCCAGTTCGTCTTCTGCGACGGAAGTGTGAAGGCGATCCAGACGTCAGTCGACTTGCAAACTCTCTCGAACCTCATCACTCGCAACGACGGGAATGTGATTTCGACCAACTATTGA